Part of the Streptomyces europaeiscabiei genome is shown below.
CGCTCGCCGGAGACCTGCCGTACGACGTGCTCGGTGATCGTCGCGAAGGCCACCGACTCGTTGACCGCGAAGAGCGGGAGCCGGTGCCGGGCGCAGGCCACGACGAGGTCCTCCGGGATGTCGCCCAGCTCGGCCTCCCCGGCCGCCAGCGCGGTGACCCCGGCTCCGGCCAGGAGCCGTACGAAGGGCTCGGAGTCGGCGGCGTCACGGCGCCAGGCCAGGCCCGTGAGCACCAGCTCGCCGCCGGAGAGGTAGCGGCTGGGGTCCCTGAGGTCGGTGGTCATCACACCGCGCACGGTGCGGTCCAGCTCGTCCCCGCCGCCGAGCAGCCGCAGACCCAGCGCGTCGGTGTCCAGCAGTGCGCGCAGGCGCATTCTCGTCGCCGCCGTTCTTGTGTCGTGTTGTCCGGGTGTCTCGAAATCAACGTTCGGTTCGCCCGGGGAGCGTGCCCCCGGCTTCCGGTGGAGGGTGGTATCGGAGACCGGGGCAGGTCCGGGGCAATGGCCTGGGACTTTCGGAATCGTGCTCTCCGGGCCCCGGGTGTGTTCTGGATGTTTCCAAGGGAAAACCAAGAGGTTGCTGATGGCCTCCGTTCATACGAATCTACAAGATGCGCCCCCTGGCCAGCCAACTCCTTCATGTATTCCGTGACTGACCGGGGCGGAGCGAGGCGCTGTGTACTGAAGACCGAGACACGTGAACAGCCCATGGACGAGCCGGGCCCGCCGCACACGATCTGGCTCAAAGAGAACGACACAAGACGAAGAAGAGAGCCGGTCACATGGACTTCCTTCGCCCCGCCAGCTGGGAGGAGGCGCTCGCCGCGAAGGCCGAGCACCCCACCGCTGTGCCGATCGCCGGCGGCACCGATGTGATGGTCGAGATCAACTTCGACCACCGTCGGCCCGAGCATCTGCTCGACCTGAACCGCATCGGCGAACTCTCCGAGTGGGAGGTCGGCGAGGAAACGGTTCGTTTGGGCGCGTCCGTCCCCTACACCCGGATCATGGAGAACCTCCGGACCGAGCTGCCCGGCCTCGCCCTGGCCTCGCACACGGTCGCCTCCCCGCAGATCCGCAACCGAGGCGGCGTCGGGGGCAACCTCGGCACCGCCTCCCCGGCCGGTGACGCCCACCCGGCCCTCCTCGCGGCGGGCGCCCAGGTGGAGGCCGAGTCCGTACGGGGGACCCGGCTCATCCCCATCGACGCCTTCTACACCGGTGTGAAGCGCAACGCCCTCGCGCCGGACGAGCTGATCCGCGCCGTGCACATCGCGAAGGCGGACGGCCCGCAGCAGTACTCCAAGGTCGGCACCCGGAACGCCATGGTCATCGCGGTGTGTGCCTTCGGGCTCGCCCTGCACCCGTCGTCGCGCACCGTCAGGACCGGCATCGGCTCGGCCGCGCCGACCCCGGTCCGGGCCAATGCCGCCGAGGAGTTCCTGAACGCGGCACTCGACGAGGGCGGCTTCTGGGACAACGGCAGGATCATCACCCCTTCGGTCGCCAAGCAGTTCGCCGACCTGTGCGCCGGCGCATGCAATCCGATCGACGACGTCCGCGGCACCGCGAGCTACCGCCGCCACGCGGTCGGCGTCATGGCCCGCCGCACGCTGATGTGGACCTGGGAGTCGTACCGCGGCACCGCCGCCACGGAGGGAGCTGCGTAATGCGCGTCAATTTCACGGTCAACGGCCGTCCCCAGGAAGCCGACGATGTATGGGAGGGCGAGTCCCTGCTGTACGTGCTGAGGGAGCGGATGGGACTTCCGGGCTCCAAGAACGCCTGTGAGCAGGGCGAGTGCGGGTCGTGCACCGTCCGGCTGGACGGCGTGCCCGTGTGCTCGTGTCTGGTCGCGGCAGGACAGGTGGAGGGCCGCGAGGTCGTCACCGTCGAGGGGCTGGCGGATTTCGCCAAGCAGCGGGCGGAGCACGGTGGTTGCGCGTCGGGCGCGTGCGGTACGCCCGCTGCGGGCGGGACTTCGCTCGACTCGGCCAGGCAGTGGGCCGCCCGAGGGGCCGACTCGCAGACCGGTGAAGAGGCCGACGTATCCCCGCGTGCGACGCTCTCTCCGATCCAGCAGGCGTTCATCGACGCCGGCGCCGTCCAGTGCGGCTTCTGCACGCCGGGGCTGCTCGTCGCCGCCGACGAGATGCTGGAACGCACCCCCGACCCGAGCGACGCGGACATCCGAGAGGCGCTGTCGGGCAACCTGTGCCGCTGCACCGGCTACGAGAAGATCATGGACGCGGTCCGCCTCGCGGCCGCCCGGCAGTCCGAAGGGGTCTGAACATGGGAACCACCGGCCTGCCCACCAACATCACCCAGGGCTCCCGCACCAGAGGCGGCATCGGCGAGTCCACGCTGCGCCCGGACGGCACCCTCAAGGTCACCGGCGAGTTCGCGTACTCGTCCGACATGTGGCACGAGGACATGCTCTGGGGCCAGGTCCTGCGCTCCACGCTCGCCCACGCCGAGATCGTCTCCATCGACACGGCCGAGGCCCTCGCCACACCCGGTGTCCACGCCGTCATGACGTACGACGACCTGCCGACCGAGGTGCGCAACTACGGCCTGGAGATCCGCGACACCCCGGTCCTCGCCCACGGCAAGGTCCGCCACCACGGCGAGCCCGTCGCGATCGTCGCCGCCGACCACCCGGAGACCGCCCGCCGCGCCGCCGCCAAGATCAAGGTGGAGTACCGGGAACTCCCGGTCATCACCGACGAGGCCTCGGCGACCGCGCCGGACGCGCTCTTTGTCCACGAGGGCCGCGACGACCACCACAGCGGCCATGTCGCTCACCCGAACATCGTCCACCGCCAGCCGATCGTCCGCGGCGACGTGGCGGCGGCCCGCGAGCGCGCCGATGTGATCGTCGAGGGCGAGTACGTCTTCGGCATGCAGGACCAGGCCTTCCTCGGACCGGAGTCCGGGCTCGCCGTGCCCGCGGAGGACGGCGGCGTCGACCTCTATGTCGCCACCCAGTGGCTGCACGCCGACCTGAGCCAGATCGCGCCCGTCCTCGGTCTGCCCGAGGACAAGGTACGGATGACACTGGCCGGCGTCGGCGGCGCCTTCGGCGGTCGCGAGGACCTGTCGATGCAGATCCACGCCTGCCTGCTCGCGCTGCGCACCGGCAAGCCGGTCAAGATCGTCTACAACCGCTTCGAGTCCTTCTTCGGTCACGTCCACCGCCACCCCGCCAAGCTCCACTACGAACACGGGGCCACGAAGGACGGCAGGCTCACCCACCTCAAGGCCCGCATCGTCCTGGACGGCGGCGCGTACGCGTCCTCCTCCCCGGCCGTCGTCGGCAACGCCGCCTCGCTCGGCGCGGGCCCGTACGTCGTCGAGGACGTCGAGATCGAGGCGATCGCGCTCTACACCAACAACCCGCCCTGCGGCGCCATGCGCGGCTTCGGCGCGGTCCAGGCGTGCTTCGCGTACGAGGCGCAGATGGACAAGCTGGCGGCGAAGCTCGGCATGGACCCGGTGGAGCTCCGGCAGATCAACGCCATGGAGCAGGGCACCCTCCTGCCGACCGGCCAGGCCGTCGACTCCCCGGCCCCGGTCGCCGAACTCCTGCGCCGGGTCAAGGCGATGCCCCTGCCGCCCGAGCAGCAGTGGCTCGCGGCGGGCGAGGCCGCGGACGTACGACAGCTGCCGGGCGGCCTGTCCAACACGACGCACGGCGAGGGTGTCGTCCGGGGCGTCGGCTATGCGGTCGGCATCAAGAACGTGGGCTTCTCCGAGGGGTTCGATGACTACTCGACCGCCCGCGTCCGTATGGAGGTGGTGGGCGGTGAGCCCGTCGCCACCGTCCACACGGCCATGGCGGAGGTCGGCCAGGGCGGCATCACCGTCCACGCGCAGATCGCCCGCACCGAGCTGGGCGTCGCCCAGGTGACCATCAACCCGGCGGACACGCAGGTGGGTTCGGCCGGCTCGACCTCCGCGTCCCGGCAGACGTACGTCACGGGCGGCGCGGTCAAGAACAGCTGCGAGCTGGTCCGCGAGAAGGTGCTGGAGCTGGGCCGGCGCAAGTTCGGTACGTACCACCCGGCGTGGGCGACGGCCGAACTCCTCCTGGAAGGCGGCAAGGTCGTCACCGACGCCGGAGAGGTCCTGGCCGACCTGGTGGACGTCCTCGGTGACGAGGCCGTCGAGGTCGAGGCGGAGTGGCGGCACCGGCCGACCGAGCCCTTCGACCTGCGCACCGGGCAGGGCTTCGGCCACGTCCAGTACTCCTTCGCCGCGCATCGCGCGGTCGTCGAGGTCGACACCGAGCTGGGCATGGTCAAGGTCGTCGAACTGGCCTGCGCCCAGGACGTCGGCAAGGCCCTCAACCCGCTCTCCGTGGTGGGCCAGATCCAGGGGGGCACGACGCAGGGCCTCGGCATCGCGGTGATGGAGGAGATCGTCGTCGACCCGAAGACCGCGAAGGTGCGCAACCCCTCCTTCACGGACTACCTCATCCCCACGATCCTCGACACGCCGACCATCCCCGTCGACGTGCTCGAACTCGCCGACGACCACGCGCCGTACGGGCTGCGCGGCGTGGGCGAGGCCCCGACCCTGTCGTCGACTCCGGCCGTCCTCGCGGCCATTCGGAACGCGACGGGCTTGGAGTTGAACAGGACGCCGGTACGCCCGGAACACCTGACGGGTACGGCGTAGTAGTCGCCGCCCGGGTCGCCCATCAGCTCGGGCGGTTCGGTTCGGTTCGGCGGCGGGTCGGGTGCGGGTGAGTGGGGGCTTCGCGCGCAGTTCCCGGCGCCCCTGAGGGCCTACGGCCCTTGCGGGCCGAAAAGCACGGGGCGCAGCCCCTGCTTTTCAGGGGCGAGGGGAACTGCGCGACCAGCCCCCCACTCACCCGCACCCGACAACGCCCACCGAAAGCACCACGTTCGTCTCGGGCCGTCCCCCGGGTCGGGCACCTTCCCAAATCCCGCCGAAGCCCGGTGCAACGGCAGGGTGTCCCTGTGAA
Proteins encoded:
- a CDS encoding (2Fe-2S)-binding protein, with the translated sequence MRVNFTVNGRPQEADDVWEGESLLYVLRERMGLPGSKNACEQGECGSCTVRLDGVPVCSCLVAAGQVEGREVVTVEGLADFAKQRAEHGGCASGACGTPAAGGTSLDSARQWAARGADSQTGEEADVSPRATLSPIQQAFIDAGAVQCGFCTPGLLVAADEMLERTPDPSDADIREALSGNLCRCTGYEKIMDAVRLAAARQSEGV
- a CDS encoding FAD binding domain-containing protein, translating into MDFLRPASWEEALAAKAEHPTAVPIAGGTDVMVEINFDHRRPEHLLDLNRIGELSEWEVGEETVRLGASVPYTRIMENLRTELPGLALASHTVASPQIRNRGGVGGNLGTASPAGDAHPALLAAGAQVEAESVRGTRLIPIDAFYTGVKRNALAPDELIRAVHIAKADGPQQYSKVGTRNAMVIAVCAFGLALHPSSRTVRTGIGSAAPTPVRANAAEEFLNAALDEGGFWDNGRIITPSVAKQFADLCAGACNPIDDVRGTASYRRHAVGVMARRTLMWTWESYRGTAATEGAA
- a CDS encoding xanthine dehydrogenase family protein molybdopterin-binding subunit; protein product: MGTTGLPTNITQGSRTRGGIGESTLRPDGTLKVTGEFAYSSDMWHEDMLWGQVLRSTLAHAEIVSIDTAEALATPGVHAVMTYDDLPTEVRNYGLEIRDTPVLAHGKVRHHGEPVAIVAADHPETARRAAAKIKVEYRELPVITDEASATAPDALFVHEGRDDHHSGHVAHPNIVHRQPIVRGDVAAARERADVIVEGEYVFGMQDQAFLGPESGLAVPAEDGGVDLYVATQWLHADLSQIAPVLGLPEDKVRMTLAGVGGAFGGREDLSMQIHACLLALRTGKPVKIVYNRFESFFGHVHRHPAKLHYEHGATKDGRLTHLKARIVLDGGAYASSSPAVVGNAASLGAGPYVVEDVEIEAIALYTNNPPCGAMRGFGAVQACFAYEAQMDKLAAKLGMDPVELRQINAMEQGTLLPTGQAVDSPAPVAELLRRVKAMPLPPEQQWLAAGEAADVRQLPGGLSNTTHGEGVVRGVGYAVGIKNVGFSEGFDDYSTARVRMEVVGGEPVATVHTAMAEVGQGGITVHAQIARTELGVAQVTINPADTQVGSAGSTSASRQTYVTGGAVKNSCELVREKVLELGRRKFGTYHPAWATAELLLEGGKVVTDAGEVLADLVDVLGDEAVEVEAEWRHRPTEPFDLRTGQGFGHVQYSFAAHRAVVEVDTELGMVKVVELACAQDVGKALNPLSVVGQIQGGTTQGLGIAVMEEIVVDPKTAKVRNPSFTDYLIPTILDTPTIPVDVLELADDHAPYGLRGVGEAPTLSSTPAVLAAIRNATGLELNRTPVRPEHLTGTA